The following proteins are encoded in a genomic region of Gimesia algae:
- a CDS encoding PVC-type heme-binding CxxCH protein: MLNRVILKHALSLFVVLGFCSLSVFPLLGAEKTDSKKAATPADQPLILFMIGEEGYKTAESLPAFAKEHLQPLGFRTEFVFADKDDPNSFSGLKSLKEADLLFLSVRRKTLPAAQMKLLRDYLDSGKPLVAIRTSSHGFSLSKGEPAEGYVEWKNFDTEVLGGEYAGDFGNKTPTDVTTQLRAEQDPIMATVRNKHFRSEGSMYKSTNLKSSTKTLLIGLSNVEGQPVHMPVAWTNRYQKSLVFYTSLGHPSDFKINTFTHTLVNAIYWCLKQAPPQVDVAGKITRDRFKKDVAANEQVDKVMKAFKGKGEVGDESDPTPPAEAVKLFQVHKDFEMESIAAEPEVMQPLYLSFDHRGRMWVVQYLQYPFPAGLKVVKYDQYLRAVFDKVPPAPPNHFKGADKISVLEDTDGDGTFDKIKDVITGLNIVSAVTVGKGGIWVLNPPYLLFYPDADGDDIPDGDPEVHLSGFGLEDTHSVANSIKWGPDGWLYGANGSTTTGTVSSAVTKNVHFKGQMIWRYHPETKIFEIYAEGGGNTFSVEIDSKGRVFSGTNNGSTRGMHYAQGGYAHKNWGKHGPLTNSYAFGYYEHMRHKGYQERFSQTFSIYEGGAFPPKYNGAVFAANSLHNRVMASNLIPDTSTFRTEDMPPIVMTQDRWFRPVDIKVGPDGSVYLADWYDSRLTHVDPRDNWHKTSGRIYRLKPTDYKPLKPFDLSKQTNAELIETMGHKNKWFRQKAVQVIGERGDTSMVPTLLAIAKDENDDRCLEALWALNQLGAFNKELALELLGHRDEHMRRWTIRLLGDSHTSSKKLTESLVGLAKTEPYAEVRSQLASTAKRLPAESGLAITAELLQREEDLQDLHIPLLLWWAIESKATSDRGLVLQLFSKPDFWKVQMVQDYILERIMQRYAMAGGDENYAMCAELLKLAPSDQHKEKLMVGMLEAFRGQKIDNLPAELSKELAEYQKNLGESDLALALRLGDKEATQRALKIIADKNADRPTRLTYIEILGQLKTKEAVGPLTAILSSSGADTHSLKRVALQALMNFENPSIGNSILGRYHSTLLDEHDVRGTAQRVLASRKAWSKQFLAQVDAWRIKANTIPLDVVQQMSLHDDPEIKASIKKHWGKIRGSSPAEKQQEMKRVAELVKAGGGEFSAGKVLFNKTCAVCHTLYGEGGKAGPKLTGYERDNLNFMLLAVVDPSAAIREEFTNFLVVTDDGRTVTGLIDEQTTKTLTLRDVKGQTVLINKDEIEILKALDLSLMPDGLTKTMSDQEVKDLFNYIMSRTPNSGK; the protein is encoded by the coding sequence ATGCTTAACAGAGTGATTTTGAAGCACGCGCTCTCACTGTTTGTTGTTCTCGGTTTCTGCAGTCTGTCCGTTTTCCCGCTACTCGGTGCAGAAAAGACGGATTCCAAAAAAGCAGCGACTCCTGCAGATCAGCCTCTGATCCTGTTTATGATCGGGGAAGAAGGTTACAAGACGGCCGAAAGCCTGCCTGCTTTTGCCAAAGAACATCTGCAGCCTCTCGGCTTCCGTACCGAGTTTGTGTTCGCCGATAAAGACGATCCGAATTCGTTCTCTGGATTGAAATCCCTCAAAGAGGCAGACCTGCTGTTTCTGAGTGTACGTCGAAAAACATTACCAGCCGCGCAGATGAAACTGCTTCGCGATTACCTCGATTCCGGCAAGCCGCTGGTCGCCATTCGTACTTCCAGCCACGGCTTCTCGCTCAGCAAAGGGGAACCGGCGGAAGGTTATGTCGAGTGGAAAAACTTTGACACCGAAGTACTGGGAGGCGAATACGCGGGCGACTTCGGCAATAAAACTCCGACTGATGTGACCACCCAGCTGCGGGCCGAGCAGGACCCGATCATGGCAACGGTCCGTAATAAACATTTCCGTAGTGAAGGTTCGATGTATAAGAGCACGAACCTCAAAAGCTCCACGAAGACATTATTAATCGGACTGTCCAACGTGGAAGGGCAACCGGTCCATATGCCTGTCGCCTGGACAAACCGCTATCAAAAATCGCTGGTATTCTATACTTCACTCGGACACCCGAGCGATTTCAAAATCAATACCTTTACACATACACTGGTGAATGCCATCTACTGGTGCCTGAAACAGGCTCCCCCCCAGGTGGATGTCGCTGGCAAAATCACCCGCGATCGCTTCAAGAAGGATGTCGCTGCCAACGAGCAGGTCGACAAAGTCATGAAGGCCTTCAAAGGCAAAGGTGAAGTCGGCGATGAATCCGACCCGACTCCCCCCGCAGAGGCGGTCAAACTGTTTCAGGTTCACAAAGACTTCGAAATGGAAAGCATCGCTGCGGAACCCGAAGTCATGCAGCCCCTGTATCTCAGCTTCGACCATCGCGGCCGGATGTGGGTCGTGCAATACCTGCAGTATCCGTTCCCCGCTGGCTTGAAGGTCGTCAAATACGACCAGTACCTGCGTGCTGTCTTCGATAAGGTGCCCCCCGCGCCGCCGAACCACTTCAAAGGGGCTGACAAGATTTCGGTACTCGAAGACACCGATGGCGATGGGACGTTTGATAAAATTAAAGACGTCATTACCGGACTGAATATTGTCTCGGCTGTCACGGTGGGCAAAGGCGGCATCTGGGTCCTGAATCCCCCTTACCTGCTGTTTTATCCCGATGCCGACGGCGATGACATTCCCGACGGCGATCCTGAAGTCCACTTGTCTGGCTTCGGTCTGGAAGACACCCACTCGGTTGCCAACAGCATCAAATGGGGCCCCGATGGCTGGCTGTACGGCGCGAACGGCAGTACGACCACGGGGACCGTCAGTTCGGCCGTCACAAAAAACGTGCACTTTAAAGGTCAGATGATCTGGCGATATCACCCCGAAACAAAAATCTTCGAAATCTACGCAGAAGGGGGCGGAAATACCTTCAGTGTGGAAATCGATTCCAAAGGCCGCGTCTTCTCCGGTACGAATAACGGAAGTACCCGCGGCATGCATTATGCGCAAGGCGGATATGCTCATAAGAACTGGGGCAAACATGGTCCGCTGACGAACTCATACGCGTTCGGTTATTACGAACATATGAGGCACAAAGGATATCAGGAACGGTTCAGCCAGACCTTCTCGATTTATGAAGGGGGCGCTTTCCCTCCTAAATACAACGGTGCCGTCTTCGCAGCGAACTCGTTGCATAACCGCGTGATGGCCAGCAATCTGATTCCGGACACATCCACTTTTCGTACAGAAGATATGCCACCGATCGTGATGACACAGGACCGCTGGTTCCGCCCTGTCGATATCAAGGTCGGCCCCGATGGCAGCGTGTACCTCGCCGACTGGTATGACAGTCGCCTGACGCACGTCGACCCCCGCGACAACTGGCACAAAACCAGCGGCCGCATCTATCGTCTCAAACCAACCGATTACAAGCCCCTCAAACCGTTCGATCTTTCCAAGCAGACCAATGCGGAACTGATCGAAACCATGGGGCACAAAAACAAATGGTTTCGTCAGAAAGCCGTACAGGTGATCGGCGAACGCGGCGACACGTCGATGGTTCCCACATTACTGGCGATTGCCAAAGATGAAAACGATGATCGCTGCCTGGAAGCCCTCTGGGCGTTGAATCAGCTCGGTGCGTTCAACAAAGAACTGGCACTGGAACTGCTGGGACATCGCGATGAACACATGCGTCGCTGGACCATCCGTCTGCTCGGCGATTCCCACACCAGTTCGAAAAAGCTGACTGAGTCACTGGTCGGTCTGGCGAAAACAGAACCTTACGCCGAAGTACGTTCACAACTGGCTTCCACCGCCAAACGTCTCCCCGCGGAATCCGGGCTCGCGATTACCGCCGAACTGCTGCAGCGGGAAGAGGATCTGCAAGACCTGCATATTCCACTGCTGTTATGGTGGGCCATCGAAAGCAAAGCGACTTCTGATCGGGGGTTGGTGTTACAACTGTTCTCGAAACCGGATTTCTGGAAAGTCCAGATGGTGCAGGATTACATTCTTGAACGCATCATGCAGCGATATGCAATGGCGGGCGGCGATGAAAACTACGCCATGTGCGCCGAACTGCTGAAGCTGGCCCCTTCCGATCAGCATAAAGAAAAACTGATGGTGGGCATGCTGGAAGCGTTCCGTGGCCAGAAGATCGACAACCTGCCTGCAGAACTCAGTAAAGAACTGGCAGAATACCAGAAGAACCTGGGAGAATCGGATCTGGCTTTAGCGTTACGACTGGGTGACAAGGAAGCGACACAACGTGCATTGAAAATCATTGCTGATAAAAACGCCGACCGTCCGACTCGCCTGACTTACATTGAAATCCTGGGACAACTCAAAACCAAAGAAGCCGTCGGACCGCTGACGGCGATCCTCTCGTCATCGGGAGCCGACACACACTCGTTAAAACGAGTCGCGCTGCAGGCGCTGATGAATTTTGAAAACCCGAGTATCGGCAACAGTATTCTGGGGCGTTATCACAGCACGCTGCTCGACGAACACGATGTCCGCGGTACGGCCCAGCGTGTATTAGCCAGTCGCAAAGCATGGAGCAAGCAGTTCCTCGCTCAAGTCGACGCGTGGCGAATCAAAGCGAATACCATTCCCCTGGATGTCGTGCAGCAGATGTCACTGCATGATGACCCGGAGATCAAAGCCAGTATTAAAAAGCACTGGGGCAAAATCCGCGGCTCCTCTCCCGCAGAGAAACAGCAGGAAATGAAACGGGTCGCCGAGCTGGTCAAAGCGGGCGGCGGGGAATTCTCAGCCGGGAAAGTCCTGTTTAATAAAACGTGTGCCGTCTGTCATACGCTGTACGGCGAAGGAGGCAAAGCCGGCCCGAAACTGACGGGCTACGAACGAGACAACCTGAACTTCATGCTGCTGGCAGTCGTTGACCCGAGTGCCGCCATTCGTGAAGAGTTCACCAACTTCCTGGTCGTCACAGACGATGGGCGGACAGTGACGGGTCTCATCGATGAGCAGACCACCAAGACACTCACACTGCGTGATGTCAAAGGGCAGACCGTGCTCATCAATAAAGACGAGATCGAAATCCTCAAAGCGCTGGACCTGTCACTGATGCCTGATGGACTGACCAAAACCATGAGCGATCAGGAAGTAAAAGACCTCTTCAACTACATCATGAGCCGCACTCCGAACAGCGGTAAATAA